Proteins from one Patagioenas fasciata isolate bPatFas1 chromosome 6, bPatFas1.hap1, whole genome shotgun sequence genomic window:
- the GLRX2 gene encoding glutaredoxin 2 isoform X1: MALQGALRGAVGLRRCLGALWRDVWPSGRGLRAACGPFGRTSWEQRPCRERNGSFRMGNSVSTVGLSNDTAANQIQEIISDNCVVIFSKTTCPYCNMAKKLFEDMNVNYTAVELDINANGSQFQDILEQMTGGRTVPRVFVNGTFVGGATDTKRLHEEGKLLPLVHQCQVKGKSQTAI; encoded by the exons ATGGCCCTGCAGGGGGCGCTGCGCGGGGCGGTGGGGCTGCGGCGCTGTCTGGGAGCGCTCTGGCGGGACGTGTGGCCGAGCGGCAGGGGCCTGCGGGCGGCCTGCGGGCCCTTCGGACGCACCTCCTGGGAGCAGCGGCCGTGCAGGGAGCGGAACGGCAG TTTTAGAATGGGGAATAGTGTGTCTACTGTAGGATTGTCTAATGACACTGCTGCAAATCAAATACAG GAAATTATTTCAGACAACTGTGTGGTGATTTTCTCTAAAACAACATGCCCCTACTGCAACATGGCAAAAAAACTTTTTGAGGACATGAATGTAAATTATACAGCTGTAGAACTGGACATTAACGCAAATGGAAGTCAGTTCCAAGATATTCTTGAACAGATGACTGGTGGCAGAACA GTCCCCAGAGTTTTTGTCAATGGGACTTTTGTTGGAGGTGCTACAGATACTAAAAGGCTCCATGAGGAAGGCAAACTGCTTCCCTTAGTTCATCAATGTCAAGTGAAAGGAAAATCCCAAACAGCCATCTAG
- the GLRX2 gene encoding glutaredoxin 2 isoform X2: MGNSVSTVGLSNDTAANQIQEIISDNCVVIFSKTTCPYCNMAKKLFEDMNVNYTAVELDINANGSQFQDILEQMTGGRTVPRVFVNGTFVGGATDTKRLHEEGKLLPLVHQCQVKGKSQTAI, encoded by the exons ATGGGGAATAGTGTGTCTACTGTAGGATTGTCTAATGACACTGCTGCAAATCAAATACAG GAAATTATTTCAGACAACTGTGTGGTGATTTTCTCTAAAACAACATGCCCCTACTGCAACATGGCAAAAAAACTTTTTGAGGACATGAATGTAAATTATACAGCTGTAGAACTGGACATTAACGCAAATGGAAGTCAGTTCCAAGATATTCTTGAACAGATGACTGGTGGCAGAACA GTCCCCAGAGTTTTTGTCAATGGGACTTTTGTTGGAGGTGCTACAGATACTAAAAGGCTCCATGAGGAAGGCAAACTGCTTCCCTTAGTTCATCAATGTCAAGTGAAAGGAAAATCCCAAACAGCCATCTAG